One genomic window of Salvia miltiorrhiza cultivar Shanhuang (shh) chromosome 4, IMPLAD_Smil_shh, whole genome shotgun sequence includes the following:
- the LOC131023479 gene encoding uncharacterized protein LOC131023479 yields the protein MERIFRFLRCNDAQRLMCVSYQLKGTADYWWEAKQKTMTPEQLDELTWELFKTALCEKFIPRSYRKKKEMEFTTLKQGNKTVVEYDRLFCDLARYAPYRVDTDEKMSELFCAGLRQEIRVVLASQTALSYAEALNRALDMELAMQPEKITHTPTPPSAQYTQVSNTPYSNQGQKGKRKWENRGNEGKKPWQGQNVQAPFVKGDKLFYGGPATSHPGHQGIPPCPKCNKLHTGVCRAGNPNCFTCGKPGHYSSQCPNRQQGMSGGRPNQFPTPQLRAMEGILPLPQPLQQQPFRRPNQPHKQLPAPQAGIPPQYQRMYAINKKNQDKNQGNLTGIGELKGVPIVILFDTGASHSFISYTCVDTLELNVEPAQLHLRVATPLGKITTVTHEMEEDTYHLCSASEPDTKRKGRDSIFSILEPRRGSTNKD from the exons atggaacgaatctttcgatttttgagATGCAACGACGCACAACGTCTTATGTGCGTGTCTTACCAGCTGAAAGGAACCGCCGACTATTGGTGGGAAGCAAAGCAGAAAACTATGACCCCGGAGCAGTTAGATGAACTCACTTGGGAGCTTTTTAAGACTGCTCTATGTGAGAAGTTCATACCCAGAAGCTATAggaaaaagaaggagatggagtTTACCACCTTAAAGCAAGGGAATAAAACTGTAGTGGAGTACGATCGACTATTCTGCGATCTGGCCCGATATGCACCGTATAGAGTGGATACGGATGAGAAGATGTCCGAGTTATTTTGCGCCGGACTGCGACAAGAGATAAGAGttgtattggcaagtcaaacggcACTTTCCTACGCCGAGGCCTTGAACAGAGCTCTAGATATGGAGCTAGCAATGCAACCAGAGAAAATAACACACACACCAACGCCTCCATCAGCTCAATATACGCAAGTATCAAACACTCCCTACTCTAACCAAGGACAGAAAGGAAAACGCAAATGGGAAAATCGTGGAAATGAGGGTAAAAAGCCATGGCAAGGTCAGAATGTCCAGGCTCCATTCGTGAAAggcgataaattattttatggtgGACCAGCGACCTCACACCCCGGACACCAAGGGATACCCCCTTGTCCTAAGTGCAACAAGTTACACACAGGAGTGTGCAGAGCTGGAAACCCAAATTGTTTCACTTGTGGGAAACCAGGGCATTACTCGAGCCAGTGCCCCAACCGACAGCAagggatgagtggaggaagacCCAATCAGTTTCCAACCCCACAACTCAGAGCAATGGAAGGAATTCTTCCTCTACCTCAACCATTACAGCAACAACCTTTTCGCCGTCCAAACCAGCCTCATAAGCAGCTACCTGCACCGCAAGCAGGAATACCACCGCAATATCAAAGGATGTATGCTATCAATAAGAAGAATCAGGATAAGAACCAAGGAAACTTAACAGGTATTGGGGAACTGAAAGGTGTACCCATTGTTATTCTCTTTGATACTGGagcatcacattctttcatctcaTATACTTGTGTGGATACGTTAGAGCTGAATGTAGAACCAGCCCAGCTACACTTAAGGGTAGCCACTCCCTTAGGGAAGATCACCACCGTGACACAt gaaatggaagaagacacctATCATCTCTGCAGTGCAAGCGAACCAGATACTAAAAGAAAAGGGCGCGACAGCATATTTAGTATACTTGAGCCAAGAAGAGGAAGCACAAATAAAGATTGA
- the LOC131021869 gene encoding dof zinc finger protein DOF5.7-like, translating into MSPDNSRAAAGRDETPSSTCRKSAAARPQEAALRCPRCDSPNTKFCYYNNYSLTQPRHFCKTCRRYWTKGGALRSVPIGGGCRKNKKTRPSPPLSADSSSDIAGGLKFFQGVAPAMDFQLNFPGTTTSLLNHFSALGDSSANPCYTLDLSATPNPPLIGFDLSPPNQELGFRSSLASSMESLSSINQDLHWKLQKQRLAMLLPADNHKTVKPQPILFQDLELPSKQDACVRKDDGAAVATEWFFDTSYNATAATSNGVNADNGTGWSTGIQAWSDLSHYSSIP; encoded by the coding sequence ATGTCACCTGACAACAGCAGAGCAGCCGCCGGAAGAGATGAAACCCCCAGCTCCACATGCCGGAAAAGCGCCGCCGCGAGGCCGCAGGAGGCAGCCCTCCGCTGCCCCCGATGCGATTCACCAAACACCAAGTTCTGCTACTACAACAACTACAGCCTCACGCAGCCTCGACACTTCTGCAAAACATGCAGGCGCTACTGGACCAAAGGCGGCGCCTTGCGCAGCGTGCCCATAGGCGGCGGCTGCCGGAAAAACAAGAAAACCAGGCCCTCCCCTCCGCTCTCCGCCGACTCCTCATCAGACATCGCCGGCGGGTTGAAATTCTTCCAGGGAGTGGCACCAGCTATGGACTTTCAGCTCAATTTTCCCGGCACCACCACCTCTCTTCTCAACCACTTCTCTGCTTTAGGCGACTCTTCTGCAAACCCTTGTTACACCTTGGATCTTTCTGCAACACCCAACCCTCCTTTAATCGGATTCGATCTCTCTCCTCCAAATCAAGAATTGGGGTTTCGAAGCAGCCTCGCGTCATCCATGGAATCCCTCAGCTCTATCAACCAAGATCTTCACTGGAAGCTGCAGAAACAAAGATTAGCCATGCTTCTACCCGCCGACAATCACAAAACCGTCAAACCGCAGCCCATTTTGTTCCAGGATCTGGAGCTTCCGTCCAAGCAAGATGCTTGCGTAAGAAAAGATGATGGTGCTGCCGTTGCGACGGAATGGTTTTTTGATACTTCTTATAATGCAACTGCAGCGACAAGTAACGGCGTTAATGCTGATAACGGAACCGGCTGGAGCACTGGAATTCAGGCATGGAGTGATCTTTCACACTATTCTTCAATTCCTTAA